One segment of Anatilimnocola aggregata DNA contains the following:
- a CDS encoding DUF1559 domain-containing protein yields the protein MTYFVLHRRLRLRKSRGFTLVELLVVIAIIGVLVALLLPAIQAAREAARRMSCQNNLKQFGLAIHNYESAMKTFPAGGQAGRTGAANNYGASWLIITLPYTENGSMYNQLDLSATTAAATGLTYDNGTMGNAHNGNLLRGKSIKILSCPSSVLSKWGLVGHSPPGPEGVMRPTYVGISGASTHPNVPPSDVTGNTNQHTATGHQSKAGALVSHKYVRISEISDGTSNTLAASEQSGHCFSSTGAKVDCRSDYGHGFSMGPSTDNNRDWNITTVRYAINERDWGKMGIGNPSYACNRPIQSVYPGGANGLFADGSVRFLQQGQAVQTLHDLCNRDDGNTAN from the coding sequence ATGACGTACTTTGTACTGCACCGCCGTTTGCGCTTGCGCAAGTCGCGAGGTTTCACCCTCGTTGAGTTGCTGGTAGTCATTGCCATCATCGGCGTACTGGTTGCGTTGCTGTTGCCCGCGATCCAAGCGGCCCGTGAAGCGGCGCGGCGAATGTCTTGCCAGAACAACCTTAAACAGTTCGGGTTGGCGATTCACAATTATGAATCGGCCATGAAGACGTTTCCCGCAGGCGGACAAGCAGGACGGACGGGGGCCGCGAACAATTATGGCGCGTCGTGGCTCATCATTACGCTGCCCTATACCGAAAACGGCTCGATGTATAACCAGTTGGATTTGTCGGCGACGACCGCCGCGGCAACAGGGTTGACGTATGACAACGGGACGATGGGGAACGCGCACAACGGAAATCTACTGCGAGGCAAGTCGATCAAGATTCTGAGTTGCCCGAGTTCTGTCCTCTCCAAATGGGGACTGGTAGGCCATAGTCCGCCAGGACCAGAAGGCGTGATGCGACCGACCTATGTGGGCATCAGCGGAGCGAGTACGCATCCGAACGTGCCTCCGTCCGACGTGACCGGCAACACGAACCAGCACACCGCGACCGGTCACCAATCCAAGGCCGGCGCACTTGTATCTCACAAGTATGTGCGCATCAGCGAGATCTCCGACGGCACCAGCAATACTCTGGCTGCCTCGGAACAATCGGGCCATTGCTTTAGTAGCACAGGTGCCAAAGTCGATTGTCGCAGTGACTACGGTCACGGTTTTTCGATGGGGCCATCGACCGACAACAACCGCGACTGGAACATCACCACCGTGCGCTATGCCATCAACGAACGAGACTGGGGGAAAATGGGAATTGGAAATCCCAGTTACGCCTGCAATCGGCCGATTCAATCGGTTTACCCCGGTGGCGCGAACGGGCTCTTTGCTGACGGGTCGGTGAGATTTTTGCAGCAAGGGCAGGCGGTTCAAACGCTGCACGATCTGTGCAATCGCGACGACGGTAATACGGCAAATTAA
- a CDS encoding DinB family protein, translated as MFERETRLSQFMAGYLHKVVGEMSDEQCRQTTIGAVNPPSHVLGHLAISNDSALRLLGQPMVCPKAWHTLFGPSAIPPAPDAYPTKETLLERFEVGHAAVCAAAVKADEDTMNQSHAIALFHGSPVATIGDLVALLMTTHLSLHIGQLSLMRRQLGHPPLF; from the coding sequence ATGTTCGAGCGCGAAACCAGACTCTCCCAGTTTATGGCTGGCTACCTACATAAAGTAGTCGGCGAGATGAGCGACGAGCAGTGCCGTCAAACAACGATTGGCGCGGTCAATCCACCTTCGCATGTGCTCGGCCACTTGGCGATCTCGAACGATAGTGCCTTGCGTTTGCTGGGTCAGCCGATGGTCTGCCCCAAAGCATGGCATACGCTCTTTGGGCCCAGCGCAATTCCCCCAGCACCTGATGCCTATCCGACCAAAGAGACCTTGCTCGAACGGTTCGAAGTGGGACACGCGGCCGTCTGTGCTGCCGCCGTTAAGGCCGACGAGGACACCATGAATCAATCCCATGCGATTGCTTTATTCCACGGCTCGCCTGTTGCGACCATTGGCGATCTGGTAGCCCTGCTCATGACCACGCATTTGTCGCTGCACATCGGTCAGCTATCGTTGATGCGGCGACAATTAGGACATCCGCCGCTGTTCTAA
- a CDS encoding 3-hydroxyacyl-ACP dehydratase FabZ family protein: protein MSLAEILDSIPHRPPMLLLDEIVSRETNRVVCRKTFRAEEFYFQGHYPDYPLVPGVILCEATMQAGAVLLSEVAQATNCVPVAGRLNDVKFKRMIRPGDTVEIEANLDDRVSDAYFLSGKILHEGKPACTLNFVVKLAPKQ from the coding sequence ATGTCACTTGCCGAGATTCTGGATTCGATCCCACATCGCCCACCGATGCTGCTTCTGGATGAAATCGTCTCGCGCGAAACCAATCGTGTTGTCTGCCGCAAAACATTTCGGGCTGAAGAGTTCTACTTCCAGGGACACTATCCCGATTATCCGCTGGTACCTGGCGTTATTCTGTGCGAAGCGACGATGCAAGCCGGCGCGGTGTTGCTCAGTGAAGTCGCCCAGGCTACTAATTGCGTGCCGGTTGCCGGTCGACTCAACGATGTGAAATTCAAGCGGATGATCCGCCCTGGCGATACTGTCGAAATCGAGGCCAATCTCGACGACCGAGTCAGCGATGCCTACTTTCTGTCCGGCAAGATTCTGCACGAAGGAAAGCCTGCCTGCACGCTCAACTTCGTCGTTAAGTTGGCCCCTAAACAATAG
- a CDS encoding dihydroorotate dehydrogenase electron transfer subunit has translation MSVAHAPYLADSAVQRSVEIVENIELARDTWRVRFRFPELAAKITPGQFVMLKLAGFNDPLLGRPLAMYDVQGNAQGEATDVDVVYLVKGKLTSRLCNLQPGQRLDVWGPLGNGFQPQPTEHLIMVAGGIGQTPFLALAKEYLGLARFGLPQRSAPPARRVTFCYGARNQSYFAGVEDFEALGVDVRLATDDGSRGKKGLVTDLLREVLAEDRGQPRIVCCGPEPMMEAVSLLAAQQRVPCQISLETPMACGIGICFTCVAKVRDEDGEWDYRRTCVEGPVFDSSCIVW, from the coding sequence ATGAGCGTGGCTCACGCGCCCTATTTGGCCGACTCAGCAGTTCAGCGATCGGTCGAGATCGTGGAGAACATCGAGTTAGCTCGCGATACCTGGCGGGTCCGGTTTCGCTTCCCGGAACTAGCAGCCAAAATCACCCCGGGCCAATTCGTGATGCTGAAGCTGGCAGGCTTCAACGATCCGCTCCTGGGGCGCCCACTCGCTATGTACGACGTGCAGGGCAATGCGCAGGGCGAAGCGACGGATGTCGATGTTGTCTATCTCGTCAAAGGCAAGCTGACTTCGCGTCTTTGCAATTTGCAGCCTGGGCAACGGCTCGATGTTTGGGGACCGCTCGGCAATGGCTTTCAACCGCAGCCGACCGAACACTTGATCATGGTAGCTGGGGGCATCGGGCAGACGCCTTTTCTGGCACTGGCCAAAGAATACTTGGGGCTCGCCCGCTTCGGGTTGCCGCAAAGAAGTGCTCCTCCAGCCCGGCGAGTGACCTTTTGCTACGGTGCCCGAAACCAATCGTATTTCGCCGGGGTTGAAGACTTTGAAGCGCTAGGCGTGGATGTTCGACTGGCTACGGATGACGGCAGTCGCGGCAAGAAGGGACTCGTGACGGATCTGCTGCGTGAGGTGCTTGCGGAAGACCGCGGCCAACCGCGAATCGTCTGCTGCGGTCCAGAGCCGATGATGGAGGCCGTCTCGCTGTTGGCGGCACAGCAGCGGGTTCCGTGTCAAATCTCTTTGGAGACACCCATGGCCTGTGGCATCGGAATTTGCTTCACCTGCGTCGCCAAAGTGAGGGATGAAGATGGCGAATGGGATTACCGGCGCACGTGCGTCGAAGGACCTGTTTTCGATTCGTCGTGCATTGTTTGGTAG
- a CDS encoding DUF4956 domain-containing protein yields METWLKNALFAPVQDLLAWDAILARLLVAFAGGWLVAFVYAWGRRTTLTASTFPGTLVLMTILIAMVTQVIGDNLARAFGLVGALSIVRFRTVMQDTQDVAYVIFAVAVGMSIGAGQPVVALMSFLGVAAAATIFRYFPANVNSTAVAILHVRLGLGRSPEAVLEPVLAEFTTRRELTTVETAKQGAAVDVEYRVLLRPEISAATLVAKINQVEGVQQVQFRKQVRDD; encoded by the coding sequence ATGGAGACCTGGCTGAAAAATGCGCTCTTCGCGCCCGTTCAAGACCTGCTGGCCTGGGATGCCATCCTGGCCCGCTTGTTGGTTGCCTTTGCCGGTGGCTGGCTGGTCGCCTTTGTTTATGCCTGGGGCCGTCGAACCACGCTGACCGCTTCGACATTTCCCGGCACATTGGTGCTAATGACGATCTTGATCGCCATGGTCACGCAGGTGATTGGCGACAATCTGGCCCGCGCCTTCGGACTCGTCGGAGCACTGTCGATTGTCCGCTTTCGCACCGTGATGCAGGACACCCAAGATGTTGCCTACGTGATTTTTGCGGTGGCTGTGGGCATGTCGATCGGCGCTGGGCAGCCCGTGGTTGCCTTGATGTCGTTTCTGGGAGTGGCAGCAGCAGCCACTATCTTCCGTTACTTCCCCGCCAATGTGAATTCAACCGCAGTCGCAATCTTGCATGTTCGCTTAGGACTGGGCCGAAGTCCGGAAGCAGTTCTCGAGCCTGTCCTGGCCGAATTCACCACACGGCGCGAACTGACGACCGTGGAAACTGCCAAGCAGGGGGCCGCGGTCGATGTGGAGTATCGCGTCCTGTTGCGCCCGGAAATTTCGGCAGCAACACTCGTCGCCAAAATCAACCAGGTCGAAGGAGTGCAGCAGGTGCAGTTCCGCAAGCAAGTACGGGACGACTGA
- a CDS encoding pseudouridine synthase: protein MTRPRKSRPNQQSRPSGRAAAEHETAGAQRLQKVLAAAGVASRRDCEELIREGRVEVDRKVVTELGTRVDPSSQEIRVDGEPLRQPKRVYFALNKPVDVVCTNFDPSGRARVIDLVPNDERVFAVGRLDRASEGLILVTNDGLFANHITHPRYGVEKTYLVRVAGRPGPEALAKLRRGVHLAEGFCKVESVVVKGRHKQSSDLLMVLDEGRNREIRRVLAKVGHKVLKLKRIAIGGLKLGMLETGEWRKLSGAEIESLLAISRQKRKEKKKVPPRELETVAESTEQVVILEQPIKAPKKRPAAEAAIPSASPSTPAKKPPSASSIAAKLLAGKDFEDDDEDFLDSFADDDFDDDSEEESDFSDDDEDDDDDETTHVKQTVIMEEITDDEGPPRSGPAPRGDVIDFDEDGPPPLQPARVREPASTRPQPRRREETKPVGNKSAGNKVAARSDRSGPLRAEPRTGHRSASGQEQRRGQRHRREEEMPESRGRGVRQESGRSDRPGGNRGRDDRRNPTGARPAGSRSPGSKPEGGRRGQRTEAARVEGARGEGRPNKGRGTGRPGQQMTRVAGRHVAINPEAPRGDAIRSDERPAKMPRRPGKLVAARPQENRGARGKYPGKITGKGKREDIGGGGGGGKNIFGKRVRKKGKSS, encoded by the coding sequence ATGACACGCCCCCGAAAAAGTCGACCTAACCAGCAGTCTCGCCCCTCTGGCCGCGCTGCCGCCGAACACGAAACCGCCGGTGCCCAGCGATTGCAAAAAGTGCTGGCAGCGGCAGGAGTTGCCAGCCGCCGGGACTGCGAAGAACTCATTCGCGAAGGCCGGGTGGAAGTGGACCGCAAGGTCGTGACGGAGCTTGGAACGCGAGTCGATCCCAGCTCGCAAGAGATTCGGGTCGATGGCGAACCCCTGCGGCAGCCTAAGCGGGTCTACTTCGCACTGAATAAGCCCGTCGACGTCGTCTGCACGAACTTCGACCCGTCCGGTCGCGCCCGGGTGATCGATCTGGTTCCGAACGACGAGCGCGTCTTTGCTGTGGGTCGTCTCGACCGCGCGAGCGAGGGCTTGATCCTCGTCACCAACGACGGACTATTTGCCAACCATATCACGCACCCACGTTATGGCGTGGAAAAAACCTATCTGGTCCGCGTGGCAGGACGCCCTGGTCCGGAAGCATTGGCTAAGCTCCGCCGCGGCGTGCATTTGGCCGAAGGCTTTTGCAAAGTTGAGTCCGTCGTGGTAAAGGGACGCCACAAGCAAAGCAGCGATCTATTGATGGTGCTCGATGAAGGGCGCAATCGCGAGATTCGGCGTGTTCTGGCGAAAGTAGGACACAAGGTTCTCAAGCTGAAGCGGATTGCCATAGGGGGACTCAAGCTCGGCATGCTCGAAACGGGCGAATGGCGGAAACTAAGCGGTGCCGAGATCGAATCACTCCTGGCAATCTCGCGGCAGAAGCGCAAAGAGAAGAAGAAAGTTCCCCCTCGGGAGCTCGAGACGGTTGCTGAGTCCACCGAACAGGTAGTCATTCTCGAACAGCCTATTAAAGCACCGAAGAAACGCCCCGCAGCGGAAGCTGCTATTCCGAGTGCCAGCCCTTCGACTCCAGCCAAAAAACCACCTAGTGCGAGTTCCATCGCAGCCAAGTTGCTCGCAGGCAAAGATTTTGAGGACGACGATGAAGACTTCCTCGATAGCTTCGCGGATGACGACTTTGATGACGACAGTGAAGAGGAAAGTGACTTCAGCGACGACGATGAAGACGATGACGATGACGAAACTACTCACGTCAAGCAAACCGTCATCATGGAAGAGATCACAGATGACGAGGGTCCGCCCCGTTCCGGCCCCGCTCCTCGTGGCGATGTGATCGACTTCGACGAAGATGGCCCACCGCCGCTACAGCCTGCTCGGGTGCGTGAACCAGCATCCACTCGCCCGCAACCGCGCCGGCGTGAAGAGACAAAGCCAGTCGGAAACAAATCTGCTGGCAACAAGGTTGCGGCCAGATCGGATCGATCGGGTCCGCTGCGAGCTGAACCGCGTACGGGGCATCGGTCGGCATCGGGACAAGAGCAGCGTCGGGGCCAACGACATCGACGGGAAGAAGAAATGCCCGAATCGCGGGGGCGTGGCGTACGGCAAGAGTCAGGGCGCAGTGATCGTCCCGGTGGCAATCGTGGGCGTGATGACCGCCGCAACCCAACTGGAGCGAGGCCCGCAGGATCGCGATCCCCAGGATCCAAGCCCGAAGGAGGACGTCGCGGACAACGTACGGAAGCTGCCCGGGTCGAAGGTGCTCGCGGTGAAGGCCGGCCTAACAAGGGGCGCGGCACCGGTCGTCCCGGTCAGCAAATGACCCGCGTCGCCGGTCGCCATGTCGCGATCAACCCTGAGGCTCCTCGCGGTGATGCGATCCGCAGTGACGAACGACCTGCCAAGATGCCACGCCGCCCCGGCAAGTTGGTGGCCGCTCGTCCTCAAGAGAATCGTGGAGCCCGGGGTAAGTATCCGGGCAAGATTACGGGCAAGGGAAAACGCGAGGACATCGGTGGCGGTGGTGGGGGCGGCAAGAATATCTTCGGCAAGCGCGTTCGCAAGAAAGGTAAGTCTTCATGA
- a CDS encoding enoyl-ACP reductase FabI — protein MSDPQPDYLGLAGKSVIVLGVANKKSVAWQVAQGLIACGAEVTFVVRSEERRASVQKLIGSRPVFVCDVEFEDQIQRLREDLIATGKKFAGLLHSIAFADYSDGMKPFHETPKRAFLRAMDISCYSLMALSNALKDVLAEDASVVTVSISTTRMASENYGYMAPIKAALDSSLAFLAKSFSRFSRVRFNAVGPSLLKTSASAGIPGYIDSYLYAEQVIPRKAALTTEEAANVAVFLLSPRSSGIQAQNLIVDAGMSTNYFDADVIRRAMRPE, from the coding sequence ATGAGTGACCCTCAGCCCGACTATTTGGGCCTCGCCGGCAAGTCGGTGATCGTCCTGGGCGTTGCCAATAAAAAGAGTGTTGCCTGGCAGGTGGCACAGGGATTGATCGCCTGTGGCGCAGAAGTCACGTTCGTCGTCCGCAGCGAAGAGCGCCGCGCCAGTGTGCAGAAGCTGATTGGCAGCCGGCCGGTTTTCGTTTGCGATGTCGAGTTCGAAGATCAAATTCAACGGCTGCGCGAGGACCTAATCGCAACCGGCAAAAAATTTGCAGGGCTGTTGCATTCGATTGCCTTTGCTGACTACAGCGACGGGATGAAGCCGTTTCACGAGACGCCCAAGCGGGCATTTCTGCGGGCCATGGATATTTCGTGCTACTCGCTAATGGCGCTGAGCAACGCGCTGAAGGATGTGCTGGCGGAAGATGCGAGTGTGGTAACTGTATCGATTTCGACGACGCGAATGGCCAGCGAGAACTATGGCTACATGGCACCGATTAAAGCAGCCCTCGACTCCTCGCTGGCCTTTTTGGCGAAGTCGTTCAGTCGTTTTTCGCGAGTGCGCTTCAATGCCGTGGGGCCGTCGCTGCTCAAGACCAGTGCTTCCGCCGGTATTCCCGGCTATATCGACTCGTATTTATATGCCGAGCAAGTGATCCCGCGTAAAGCAGCCTTGACGACCGAGGAAGCGGCGAATGTTGCCGTCTTCCTCCTCAGCCCGCGTTCATCCGGCATTCAAGCGCAGAATCTGATTGTCGACGCGGGCATGAGTACGAACTACTTCGATGCGGACGTCATCCGGCGCGCCATGCGGCCGGAATAG
- the priA gene encoding replication restart helicase PriA: protein MDKSQKSLFETEPDPWTLDASSEQQVAEIVFADPPHGPFSYRIPATLRAPLAPGQRVQVPLGKGNRGVIGYCLHAGSKSVGSRPLKEVLAVVDPQPLLSPAMLRLAQWMAEYYLCPLGQVLHAVLPAGVRGQAGTREMTFLSVPDDVALKLDQLKLPTKQLDALRILAASPRPLTPPELAAAAKCTLGPISELRKKKLLRAQVQRIQNVEIDIAATPREENLHLNVDQQAALDVIIGALERRQHRAVLMHGVTGSGKTEVYIRAIDEVIRFGRQAIVLVPEISLTPQTKQRFSSRFGSVAVLHSHLSDAERHWHWQRIARGEVQVVIGARSAVFAPTPQLGLIVIDEEHDHSFKQGESPRYHARDVAQRRALAENVPLVLGSATPALESWQAAQRGEFLLIDMPTRVSNRPLPDVATIDLRTEFQDRRSRGAISRPLHLAMEHALREDGQVILLLNRRGFSTHIQCPSCGYVANCPHCSIALTHHREGDKIVCHYCDHQERAPAKCPDCKFDGIRYSGLGTERLEAEVKSRFANVPVLRMDSDTMQKPGSHEQALAKFRAGEIKILLGTQMIAKGLDFPNVTLVGVVNADTSLHFPDFRAAERTFQLVTQVAGRTGRGDKGGRVLVQTFSPEHFAIQAALKHDYALFANTELPVRLEHAYPPQTSLVRLIVRGDEESIVEAFAEQTAERFRQALELHQVAHRVLGPAPCPIARLRGKFRFHALISSAHGEPLRQCIAKVAASLQAPAEVQWVLDVDPLDLL, encoded by the coding sequence ATGGATAAATCTCAAAAATCGCTGTTCGAGACGGAGCCCGATCCTTGGACCCTCGATGCGAGCAGCGAGCAGCAGGTCGCTGAAATCGTCTTTGCCGATCCGCCTCACGGCCCCTTTTCGTATCGCATTCCCGCGACCTTGCGGGCTCCGTTGGCTCCCGGGCAACGAGTGCAGGTGCCGCTGGGCAAGGGGAACCGCGGCGTCATCGGCTACTGCTTGCACGCAGGGTCAAAGAGCGTTGGGAGTCGTCCGCTGAAGGAAGTTCTGGCGGTCGTCGATCCGCAGCCGTTGCTCTCGCCCGCAATGCTCCGGTTGGCGCAGTGGATGGCCGAATATTACCTGTGTCCGCTGGGCCAGGTCTTGCACGCCGTGCTTCCCGCCGGTGTGCGCGGGCAAGCCGGCACGCGAGAAATGACCTTTCTCAGCGTACCCGACGATGTCGCCCTCAAGCTCGATCAGCTCAAGCTCCCCACGAAGCAACTCGATGCCCTCCGCATCCTCGCTGCTTCGCCGCGGCCACTCACGCCGCCGGAGTTGGCAGCCGCGGCCAAGTGCACGTTGGGTCCCATTAGCGAGCTGCGAAAAAAGAAACTGCTGCGGGCCCAGGTGCAGCGCATTCAGAACGTGGAGATCGACATCGCGGCTACTCCCCGCGAAGAGAACTTGCATCTGAATGTCGACCAGCAAGCAGCGCTCGACGTGATCATCGGGGCACTCGAAAGGCGTCAGCACCGCGCTGTCTTGATGCACGGTGTCACCGGCAGCGGCAAGACCGAAGTGTATATCCGCGCCATCGACGAAGTCATTCGCTTCGGCCGGCAAGCGATCGTGCTGGTTCCGGAAATCAGCCTCACACCCCAAACCAAGCAGCGGTTCAGTTCTCGCTTTGGCAGCGTGGCCGTGTTGCATTCGCACCTGAGCGATGCCGAGCGCCATTGGCATTGGCAGCGGATCGCGCGCGGTGAAGTGCAAGTTGTCATTGGTGCCCGCAGTGCGGTCTTCGCTCCCACACCTCAATTGGGGCTGATCGTCATCGACGAAGAGCACGACCATTCGTTTAAGCAGGGCGAATCCCCTCGTTATCACGCTCGCGATGTCGCTCAGAGACGGGCACTGGCCGAGAATGTGCCGCTGGTTCTGGGCAGCGCCACACCGGCCCTCGAATCGTGGCAGGCAGCACAGCGGGGCGAATTCTTGCTGATCGACATGCCCACGCGTGTCAGCAACCGGCCGTTGCCGGATGTTGCAACGATCGACTTGCGCACTGAGTTTCAAGATCGCCGTAGTCGCGGCGCGATTAGCCGCCCACTGCATCTGGCGATGGAACACGCCCTGCGCGAAGATGGCCAGGTGATCTTGCTCCTCAATCGACGCGGCTTCAGCACTCACATTCAATGCCCCAGTTGTGGCTATGTGGCGAATTGCCCGCACTGCAGCATTGCCCTCACGCATCATCGCGAAGGGGACAAAATCGTTTGCCATTATTGCGATCATCAGGAACGAGCCCCCGCGAAATGTCCCGACTGCAAGTTTGATGGCATCCGCTACAGCGGCCTCGGCACCGAGCGGTTGGAAGCGGAAGTGAAGTCGCGATTTGCCAATGTTCCTGTGCTGCGCATGGATAGCGACACAATGCAAAAGCCGGGGAGTCACGAGCAGGCACTCGCGAAGTTTCGCGCGGGTGAGATCAAGATCCTGCTCGGCACGCAGATGATCGCTAAGGGACTCGATTTTCCCAACGTGACGTTGGTGGGCGTGGTGAATGCCGATACCTCGTTGCACTTCCCCGACTTTCGCGCTGCGGAACGGACGTTTCAACTCGTAACGCAGGTCGCTGGCCGAACGGGCCGCGGCGACAAAGGTGGCCGCGTGTTGGTTCAAACCTTCAGCCCCGAACACTTTGCGATTCAAGCTGCCCTCAAGCATGACTACGCCCTGTTTGCGAATACCGAATTGCCCGTGCGACTCGAGCACGCTTATCCTCCGCAGACCAGCCTCGTCAGGCTGATTGTTCGTGGCGACGAAGAATCGATTGTAGAAGCTTTTGCCGAGCAGACCGCGGAACGCTTTCGCCAGGCGCTCGAACTCCACCAGGTTGCGCATCGAGTTCTCGGCCCGGCGCCCTGTCCCATCGCACGGCTCCGCGGCAAATTCCGTTTTCATGCGCTCATCAGCAGTGCGCACGGCGAGCCCTTGCGGCAGTGCATCGCCAAGGTGGCGGCGTCGCTGCAAGCTCCCGCTGAGGTACAATGGGTGCTCGACGTCGACCCGCTCGATTTGTTGTAG
- a CDS encoding polyphosphate polymerase domain-containing protein — translation MHASAEPERSQPEFGPRMTGSKEAGAALSSTVSGSSNTTPPNRSRSDHRFGQYELKFLLSEGQAAQVIDWARIHMARDPVALCDESEMYQVHSVYLDTPALGVFGRAGALRTRKYRLRRYGHEETIWLERKAKVRGRVKKRRTAIQENQLACLHQQAPPPHWPGHWFRRRVQLRQLQPVCSVTYERFARVGLTPEGPIRMTLDRAIGGSGLLESGVDSQPAANWEVPRSSLSGLNRLSGLCILELKYPTTLPALFKGVMSDFTLDPLKVSKFRTCMETWVVPPAEEIAGDVSGSDESRAVA, via the coding sequence ATGCACGCAAGCGCAGAACCGGAGCGATCTCAGCCCGAATTTGGGCCGAGGATGACCGGTAGCAAGGAAGCAGGTGCAGCGTTGAGTTCAACAGTGTCGGGTTCTAGCAACACGACTCCCCCCAACCGCTCGCGGAGCGATCATCGTTTTGGCCAGTATGAGTTAAAGTTTTTGCTGTCTGAAGGACAAGCAGCACAGGTAATAGACTGGGCACGCATTCATATGGCCCGCGATCCTGTCGCCCTCTGCGACGAGAGCGAAATGTATCAGGTCCACAGCGTCTACCTGGATACTCCCGCGCTCGGCGTATTTGGCCGGGCGGGAGCACTCCGCACGCGCAAATATCGCCTCCGCCGCTATGGCCACGAAGAGACCATCTGGCTTGAGCGGAAAGCCAAAGTCAGAGGCCGCGTTAAAAAGCGCCGCACAGCCATTCAGGAAAATCAATTGGCTTGCCTTCATCAGCAAGCGCCACCGCCGCACTGGCCAGGACATTGGTTCCGCCGCCGCGTGCAGTTACGTCAACTCCAGCCTGTTTGCTCAGTCACCTACGAACGCTTCGCGCGAGTCGGTTTGACTCCCGAAGGGCCGATTCGCATGACCCTCGATCGCGCCATCGGCGGCAGCGGTTTGCTCGAGAGTGGTGTCGACAGCCAGCCCGCTGCAAACTGGGAAGTTCCTCGCAGTTCGCTCAGTGGACTGAACCGCCTGAGTGGTTTGTGCATTCTTGAACTGAAGTACCCCACGACACTCCCAGCGCTCTTCAAAGGGGTGATGAGTGACTTCACGCTCGATCCGCTCAAGGTCAGCAAGTTTCGCACTTGCATGGAGACCTGGGTCGTGCCGCCGGCAGAAGAAATTGCCGGCGATGTATCGGGCTCGGATGAATCGCGCGCAGTGGCCTAG